The following proteins are co-located in the Methylomonas sp. 11b genome:
- the mntA gene encoding type VII toxin-antitoxin system MntA family adenylyltransferase antitoxin encodes MNELQAEISQAIQAHAAVDAIYLYGSRAKNTARPNSDWDIAVIFSDYETDPLERAVRPQMLEAEVERELKRYNQISIVDLEAAPVLLQVGILQSAVKWYDRNVPHVRRVEQSIWSKWEKDYERYCL; translated from the coding sequence ATGAACGAGCTTCAAGCAGAAATAAGCCAAGCGATTCAGGCGCATGCCGCAGTCGATGCGATTTATCTGTACGGCTCCAGAGCCAAAAATACTGCCCGGCCCAATAGCGATTGGGACATTGCGGTAATTTTCAGCGATTACGAAACCGATCCGCTGGAACGGGCGGTGCGTCCGCAAATGCTGGAAGCCGAAGTCGAACGCGAATTAAAACGCTACAATCAAATCAGCATCGTCGATCTGGAAGCCGCTCCGGTCTTGTTGCAAGTTGGCATCTTGCAGTCGGCTGTCAAATGGTACGACCGCAATGTACCGCACGTTAGACGCGTCGAGCAAAGCATCTGGTCGAAATGGGAAAAGGATTATGAGAGATATTGCCTATGA